The following are encoded in a window of Candidatus Jidaibacter acanthamoeba genomic DNA:
- the feoB gene encoding Fe(2+) transporter permease subunit FeoB, whose protein sequence is MKKIRVAIIGNPNCGKSTIFNALTGLKQVVGNWPGVTVEKKVGNFQHNDTEIEIIDLPGVYSLNQSGSLDEEIAHNFLVNEEYDLAVNVIDSSNLARHLYLTTQLLEMQIPLILAFNMIDVAKNKGINIDSKKIEQALGAKVVKLIARKDVGVNDLKEEITGFPENTENKESFIEKIYPPKIYEQIKWIAKENLISERQVLQDLENRAEDNKAPVASHQIQAAQQEIIKEYDEESSIIIPGIRYEFINKIAGVAISREKITRSDFSNKLDKVFLNKFFGIPIFLLSVYLAFTFSIVVGGAFQDFFELFSEVVFMDIPRLLLEKISSPKLLTFLIADCIGGGIQTVLTFIPIIFGLYLFLSFLEDSGYLLRAAYLIDRAMKAIGLPGKAFFPLVVGFGCNVPAIMAARIVNNQNDRIAIAMIAPFMSCGARLSVYALFCAAFFPKSGQNIVFLLYIIGIMVGIFTGWLLKKTFLKSEPEHLMLELIDYHLPTLKGLMLKTLDKVHSFVFGAGKLIVIVFIVLQCLNSVSFDLTVGNQTNGKSMLAVIGKKITPVFKPIGIREENWPAAVGLFTGIFAKEVVVGTLNSLYLSIEGNSEIKPKPINIAEKLKNAFLSIPENISKITENLSTPLWLNLSDQNIIDEFLDAEGVSASIYRAMQKGFNGRIAVFSYLLFVLLYFPCVSVFGIIVREIGTKWAIISAVWSTLLAYVVSCSFYQFAVISHREDAKEIYMSIGLLILITVFILFVTNKKTEQKDANLGA, encoded by the coding sequence ATGAAAAAGATAAGAGTTGCAATTATCGGTAATCCTAATTGTGGTAAATCTACAATATTTAATGCTTTAACAGGCTTAAAACAAGTTGTCGGCAACTGGCCTGGTGTTACGGTTGAAAAGAAAGTAGGTAATTTCCAGCATAATGATACTGAAATTGAAATTATTGATTTACCGGGTGTATACTCTTTAAATCAATCCGGTTCTTTAGATGAAGAGATTGCACATAACTTTTTAGTTAACGAAGAATACGATTTAGCCGTTAACGTTATAGATTCCTCCAACCTTGCCCGTCATTTATATTTGACCACTCAGTTACTGGAAATGCAAATTCCTTTGATTTTAGCTTTTAATATGATCGATGTTGCTAAAAATAAAGGGATTAATATTGATAGTAAAAAGATCGAGCAAGCCTTAGGGGCGAAAGTTGTTAAATTGATTGCCAGAAAAGATGTCGGTGTTAATGATTTAAAAGAAGAAATAACCGGGTTTCCTGAAAATACGGAAAATAAAGAAAGTTTTATAGAGAAAATTTATCCTCCGAAAATATATGAACAGATAAAGTGGATTGCTAAAGAAAATCTGATAAGCGAGCGGCAAGTTTTACAGGATCTGGAAAATAGAGCAGAGGATAATAAAGCGCCGGTTGCCTCTCATCAGATTCAGGCTGCTCAACAGGAGATAATTAAAGAATATGATGAAGAAAGCTCAATAATTATTCCCGGCATCAGATACGAATTCATTAATAAAATAGCAGGGGTTGCTATAAGTCGGGAAAAAATTACACGTAGTGATTTTAGTAATAAGCTGGATAAAGTATTTTTAAATAAATTTTTTGGTATACCTATTTTTCTACTTTCAGTATATCTAGCTTTTACTTTTAGTATAGTAGTGGGGGGGGCATTTCAAGATTTTTTTGAGTTATTCTCGGAAGTAGTGTTTATGGATATACCGAGATTACTGCTGGAAAAAATTTCTTCACCTAAATTACTTACTTTTCTGATTGCTGATTGCATTGGGGGAGGCATTCAAACCGTGCTTACCTTTATACCTATCATATTTGGATTATATCTGTTTTTATCTTTTTTAGAAGATAGCGGCTATTTGCTTAGGGCTGCATATTTAATTGATAGAGCAATGAAAGCGATCGGGCTTCCCGGAAAAGCATTTTTCCCGCTTGTGGTGGGATTCGGCTGTAATGTACCTGCTATAATGGCTGCCCGCATTGTGAATAATCAAAATGACAGAATTGCAATCGCTATGATTGCACCGTTTATGTCTTGCGGGGCAAGGCTTTCGGTATATGCTTTATTTTGTGCGGCATTTTTCCCCAAAAGCGGCCAGAATATTGTTTTTTTACTTTATATTATAGGAATCATGGTCGGGATATTTACTGGGTGGTTACTTAAAAAAACATTTTTAAAATCCGAGCCTGAACATTTAATGTTGGAGTTGATTGATTATCATTTACCTACCCTAAAAGGATTAATGCTTAAGACTCTCGATAAAGTGCATTCATTCGTGTTTGGTGCCGGAAAACTCATAGTCATAGTGTTTATTGTGCTGCAATGCTTGAACTCCGTAAGTTTCGATTTGACTGTCGGCAATCAAACTAACGGTAAGTCCATGCTTGCGGTTATCGGTAAAAAAATTACTCCAGTTTTTAAGCCGATCGGGATAAGAGAGGAAAATTGGCCAGCGGCTGTTGGGCTGTTTACCGGGATTTTTGCGAAAGAAGTAGTGGTGGGAACTTTAAATTCTTTATATCTTTCTATCGAGGGCAACAGTGAAATTAAGCCTAAACCTATAAATATAGCAGAGAAACTTAAAAATGCATTTTTAAGCATTCCTGAAAATATAAGTAAAATCACGGAAAATTTATCCACCCCGCTCTGGCTTAACCTTTCCGACCAAAATATCATAGATGAATTTTTAGATGCAGAAGGGGTGTCAGCGTCAATTTACCGAGCTATGCAAAAAGGCTTTAACGGGAGAATAGCCGTATTTTCATATCTATTATTTGTATTGCTATATTTCCCATGTGTTTCGGTATTCGGAATAATAGTGCGAGAGATCGGAACCAAGTGGGCGATCATTTCCGCCGTATGGTCAACATTGCTCGCTTATGTTGTTTCATGTTCTTTTTATCAGTTTGCAGTTATATCTCATAGAGAAGATGCAAAAGAGATTTATATGAGCATAGGTTTATTAATACTGATTACCGTATTTATACTTTTTGTAACTAATAAAAAAACGGAGCAAAAAGATGCTAATCTTGGAGCTTAA
- a CDS encoding ferrous iron transport protein A has product MTTPVSTLREGFKGIVKNIDLEPIMKKRLIELGITPETKLTVVNKQKSGYMIIATENFKLAFDSYIAKHIIVQPIN; this is encoded by the coding sequence ATGACTACTCCTGTTTCTACACTTAGAGAAGGTTTTAAAGGTATTGTCAAAAATATTGATCTTGAACCTATAATGAAGAAAAGGTTAATTGAGCTCGGGATTACGCCTGAGACAAAGCTTACGGTAGTCAATAAGCAAAAAAGTGGCTATATGATTATTGCCACTGAGAATTTTAAGTTGGCTTTTGATAGCTATATTGCTAAACATATAATTGTTCAGCCGATCAATTAA
- a CDS encoding FeoC-like transcriptional regulator, giving the protein MLILELKKYIIEHPRVSLLEITKKFNLSGEQARNMLEPWVERGKLDRFKPTRICGGCKCVNDECLVLSMELYTWNKV; this is encoded by the coding sequence ATGCTAATCTTGGAGCTTAAAAAATATATTATAGAGCACCCAAGAGTAAGCTTACTTGAGATTACTAAAAAATTTAATCTAAGCGGTGAGCAGGCGCGTAATATGCTCGAGCCTTGGGTGGAAAGAGGTAAGCTTGATAGATTCAAACCAACCCGGATTTGCGGCGGCTGCAAATGCGTAAATGATGAGTGCTTGGTACTTTCCATGGAGCTTTATACTTGGAATAAAGTGTAG